In one window of Pseudomonadota bacterium DNA:
- a CDS encoding tetratricopeptide repeat protein, whose product MYTHRNVPFRHALGVWWLSIALAPAVEAQSVQVIGDNGGKTCYRAAELAVSTHVASKDDVAACTRFLAQDRITKSDRAAALVNRGILEMAAGDHAAARRSYDDALQLAENRGETRINIANIYMHQARYREAVSEYTKGIPLMKRRQHVGYLNRGLAYEYLEEYEAAGADYARALNLAPQWIRAKKMLARVRLKQSP is encoded by the coding sequence ATGTACACGCATCGTAATGTTCCTTTTCGTCACGCGCTCGGTGTGTGGTGGCTGTCCATTGCGTTAGCGCCTGCGGTTGAGGCGCAGTCCGTTCAGGTCATTGGCGACAATGGTGGTAAGACTTGCTATCGTGCTGCCGAACTGGCGGTTTCGACTCATGTTGCTTCGAAAGACGATGTCGCGGCATGCACGCGCTTTCTTGCTCAAGACCGGATCACCAAAAGCGATCGGGCAGCGGCGTTGGTTAATCGCGGAATTCTCGAAATGGCTGCAGGTGATCATGCCGCTGCACGTCGGTCGTACGACGACGCGTTACAGTTGGCAGAGAACCGAGGTGAAACCCGCATCAATATTGCCAATATCTATATGCACCAGGCGCGTTATCGCGAGGCCGTTTCGGAGTACACCAAGGGTATTCCGCTCATGAAGCGACGCCAGCATGTCGGCTACCTGAATCGCGGTCTTGCCTACGAGTATCTTGAGGAATACGAGGCGGCGGGTGCTGATTATGCGCGCGCATTGAACCTCGCGCCGCAATGGATTCGGGCTAAAAAAATGCTGGCTCGTGTGCGGCTAAAACAGTCGCCTTAA
- a CDS encoding GFA family protein: MLLHAACHCRAVRVEVRVKPPLEAIRCNCSICTKTGFLHVITPASAFRLVAGEESLSCYTFNSGIAKHYFCSVCGARPFYIPRSNPDGYSVNARCLDTIPDDMVIRDFDGQNWEQHADTLVHLSRDTVGGK; the protein is encoded by the coding sequence ATGTTACTGCACGCCGCCTGCCACTGCCGCGCTGTTCGTGTTGAAGTGCGTGTCAAACCGCCGCTTGAGGCGATTCGATGCAATTGCTCCATTTGCACCAAGACCGGATTTTTGCATGTCATCACACCAGCCTCCGCCTTTCGTTTAGTGGCCGGCGAGGAATCGCTCTCGTGCTACACCTTTAACTCCGGCATTGCGAAGCACTATTTTTGTTCGGTATGCGGAGCACGCCCATTCTATATTCCGCGCTCTAATCCCGATGGCTATTCGGTAAACGCACGCTGTCTGGACACTATTCCCGATGACATGGTGATTCGCGATTTCGATGGGCAGAACTGGGAGCAACATGCCGACACGTTGGTGCATTTGAGTCGGGACACCGTCGGCGGAAAGTAA
- a CDS encoding serine/threonine-protein kinase, protein MNASDGEQLTAIFFGACDLDGEERERFLDEQCAHNPDLREQVERLLAAGDDLSEAEQTHIVARAIHDAAGKFAREQMPEHIGPYKILDEIGEGGMSVVYAAQQHEPVNRRVALKLIRPGMDTRDVINRFESERQALAVMDHVNIAKIFDGGTTSAGLPYFVMELVSGEPLTDYCDEHRLSIKARLSLFCDVCAAVQHAHQKGVVHRDLKPSNILVSEQDGEPLVKVIDFGIAKALDATLNDDPTETRYGVVMGTPTHMSPEQASGHVHDIDTRTDVYSLGVVLFQLLTGLLPYEIDKIGSDAIRKSIEAGATTRPSAKLKRDDQGESLAQTRRLSLSALLKHIEGDLDWITLRAMDVEPSRRYQTVNALTLDIQHFLQARPVTARPPSAAYLVSRFIKRNRKTVLAAGVTVAALLAGITMATIGLVRATQAERVAVDKQRTAESAKEFVVSIFTASDPEAALGRQVSASDLLRQGAARIDQQLDDEPAIQSELLQTMGRAFENLALYDDAEPLLRRAVTLAEQAYGPNHLEVAAAQQELGEVLWRTGRYDEAKAAHERALEIIASELGSDHPDYAVNLAKLGMAWFREGNFEKAQSLFQESLMLYQRLGLTDTSDYADTLSDLGGVKLRQNRLDEAAVDFHEALRVWRESLGDVHPNIATVLSNLGAVAAKQGSHIEAAQYYEQALDMRRTLYGDKPHSQTAVSLNNLASLYWRQNDVARAEPLFRESLAMRRAVFGNTSVAVATGLNNLALVLLARGDTDAAEQAYREALQVRQLVQGEDHPNVGITQTNLAAALNAKGDYSSALRESRAAITALQLALGPAHWRVASARSVHGAALVGLGEFLEAEAELVPAFSDIRAARGDSDRYTLEALDRVVNLYAAWENGAPDEDYAALRNTLGSR, encoded by the coding sequence ATGAACGCTTCAGACGGTGAACAACTCACCGCGATCTTTTTTGGTGCGTGTGACCTCGATGGCGAGGAGCGTGAGCGCTTTCTCGATGAGCAGTGCGCGCACAACCCTGACCTTCGTGAACAAGTCGAGCGCTTGCTGGCGGCGGGCGATGATCTGTCTGAAGCCGAACAAACCCATATTGTCGCGCGTGCGATTCACGATGCTGCGGGCAAGTTCGCCAGAGAGCAGATGCCCGAGCATATAGGGCCCTATAAAATACTCGACGAGATTGGGGAGGGTGGCATGAGCGTGGTGTACGCCGCCCAGCAGCACGAGCCGGTTAATCGTCGCGTGGCGCTTAAGTTGATTCGCCCTGGCATGGACACGCGCGACGTGATCAATCGATTCGAGTCTGAGCGTCAAGCGTTGGCGGTGATGGACCACGTCAACATCGCCAAGATTTTTGACGGTGGCACGACGTCGGCGGGTCTGCCGTATTTTGTCATGGAGCTGGTGTCTGGCGAACCCCTCACCGATTACTGTGACGAACATCGACTGTCGATAAAAGCGCGTTTAAGTCTGTTTTGCGATGTGTGCGCGGCGGTACAGCACGCGCACCAAAAGGGTGTTGTGCACCGCGACCTCAAGCCGTCGAACATACTGGTTAGCGAGCAAGATGGTGAGCCACTTGTGAAAGTTATCGACTTCGGTATCGCTAAGGCACTCGATGCAACACTCAACGACGACCCAACGGAAACGCGCTATGGGGTGGTGATGGGTACACCGACCCACATGAGTCCTGAACAGGCCTCGGGTCACGTGCACGACATTGATACGCGCACCGATGTGTACTCGCTCGGCGTGGTTCTGTTTCAATTGTTGACCGGACTGCTGCCTTACGAAATCGACAAAATTGGCAGCGACGCCATTCGCAAGTCGATCGAAGCGGGCGCAACCACACGACCCAGCGCCAAACTCAAACGAGACGATCAAGGCGAAAGCCTGGCACAAACTCGTCGTCTGAGTTTAAGCGCGTTGCTCAAGCATATTGAAGGCGACCTTGACTGGATCACGTTGCGCGCGATGGATGTCGAGCCTTCTCGTCGCTACCAAACCGTCAACGCCCTTACGCTCGATATCCAACACTTTCTTCAGGCTCGGCCCGTGACAGCGCGTCCCCCGAGCGCGGCGTATCTGGTTAGCCGATTTATCAAGCGCAATCGCAAGACTGTGTTGGCCGCCGGAGTGACCGTGGCGGCACTGCTGGCCGGCATCACAATGGCCACAATCGGTCTGGTGCGCGCTACCCAAGCAGAGCGCGTAGCGGTGGATAAACAACGTACCGCCGAGAGCGCCAAAGAGTTTGTGGTGAGTATCTTCACGGCCAGCGATCCGGAGGCGGCGCTGGGTCGTCAGGTGTCGGCTAGTGATCTATTGCGTCAAGGTGCCGCGCGCATCGATCAACAGCTTGATGATGAACCGGCGATTCAAAGTGAGCTCCTGCAAACGATGGGACGCGCATTTGAAAACCTTGCTCTCTACGATGACGCCGAGCCGTTGTTGAGACGCGCGGTGACGTTGGCCGAACAGGCGTATGGGCCGAACCATCTCGAGGTGGCCGCCGCACAGCAAGAGCTGGGTGAGGTGCTCTGGCGTACCGGGCGCTATGACGAGGCGAAGGCCGCGCATGAGCGCGCGCTTGAGATCATCGCGTCGGAGCTTGGCAGCGATCACCCCGACTACGCGGTTAATCTTGCCAAGCTTGGCATGGCTTGGTTTCGGGAAGGTAACTTCGAAAAAGCGCAGAGCCTGTTCCAAGAAAGCCTCATGCTTTATCAACGGCTAGGGCTAACCGACACGAGTGACTATGCCGACACGCTGAGTGACCTGGGTGGCGTCAAACTACGTCAAAATCGTCTAGATGAAGCGGCGGTAGACTTTCATGAGGCTTTGCGCGTGTGGCGTGAGAGCTTAGGCGACGTGCATCCAAATATTGCGACGGTGCTGTCGAATCTGGGCGCGGTGGCGGCCAAGCAGGGTAGTCATATTGAAGCCGCGCAATATTACGAGCAGGCGCTGGATATGCGGCGTACGTTGTATGGCGATAAGCCGCATTCTCAAACAGCGGTGTCTCTCAATAATCTCGCGTCTTTGTATTGGCGGCAAAACGACGTGGCCAGGGCGGAGCCCTTGTTCCGAGAATCGCTCGCCATGCGTCGAGCCGTGTTCGGAAATACGTCGGTCGCGGTCGCGACCGGACTCAATAATCTCGCCTTGGTGCTGCTCGCCCGCGGTGATACCGACGCGGCGGAACAGGCCTATCGAGAAGCTCTACAAGTGCGGCAGCTCGTACAAGGCGAAGATCATCCCAATGTCGGTATTACGCAGACCAATCTCGCCGCGGCACTCAATGCCAAGGGCGACTATTCGTCGGCCTTGCGAGAAAGCCGGGCGGCGATTACCGCGCTACAGCTCGCGCTGGGTCCGGCACATTGGCGGGTGGCGTCAGCGCGCAGCGTCCACGGTGCCGCATTAGTCGGTTTGGGCGAGTTTCTGGAGGCCGAGGCAGAGCTGGTACCGGCGTTTAGCGATATTCGCGCCGCACGCGGCGACAGTGATCGCTATACGCTTGAGGCGCTCGATCGGGTAGTGAATTTGTACGCCGCATGGGAGAATGGCGCTCCCGATGAAGACTATGCGGCGCTGCGCAACACGCTGGGTAGTCGTTAG
- a CDS encoding arginine deiminase-related protein, which produces MTSHSLQSAPCVLMVRPACFYSNPETAKTNEFQHAIAADVDALDMAQAEFDGAAATLREAGVQVVVVEDTESPQTPDALFPNNWLTTHADGSCVLYPMQPESRRGERRLDVLDILRIEHKKTIRHVLDWSDFEHTQKYLEGTGSLVLDRQHRVAYACRSARTDETVLRHFCRHFDYTPVLFDAFSQSGTAIYHTNVMMCVGTGYAVVCLESIRDERERAQVVDALSQHRQIIDISYAQVAQFAGNMLEVRASTDARLLVMSSRAYASLTASQISALETHANLVQCRVDGIEDAAGGGIRCMLAEIFLP; this is translated from the coding sequence ATGACCTCACACTCTTTACAAAGCGCGCCCTGCGTCCTCATGGTGCGCCCGGCGTGCTTCTATTCCAACCCCGAAACGGCGAAAACCAATGAGTTTCAACACGCTATCGCCGCGGATGTGGATGCGCTCGACATGGCGCAGGCCGAATTCGACGGCGCCGCCGCAACGCTGCGAGAGGCGGGGGTTCAAGTGGTGGTGGTGGAAGACACCGAATCGCCGCAAACCCCCGATGCGCTTTTTCCGAACAACTGGTTGACCACCCATGCCGACGGTTCGTGCGTGCTCTATCCCATGCAGCCGGAGAGCCGTCGCGGTGAGCGACGTCTGGACGTGCTCGACATTCTTCGAATCGAGCACAAAAAAACCATTCGACACGTGCTGGATTGGTCTGATTTTGAACACACACAAAAATACCTGGAGGGCACCGGTAGTCTCGTGCTCGATCGCCAGCATCGGGTGGCGTACGCGTGTCGCTCCGCCCGCACGGACGAGACCGTGCTACGGCATTTTTGCCGGCACTTCGACTACACGCCCGTGTTGTTCGACGCGTTCTCACAGAGCGGAACAGCGATTTACCACACCAATGTGATGATGTGCGTGGGTACTGGCTACGCGGTCGTGTGTCTTGAGTCGATTCGCGATGAGCGCGAGCGCGCGCAGGTGGTGGACGCGCTGTCGCAGCACCGCCAGATTATCGATATTTCCTATGCACAGGTCGCGCAATTTGCGGGCAACATGCTCGAAGTGCGCGCCTCAACCGATGCGCGTCTGCTGGTCATGTCGTCGCGCGCCTATGCCAGCTTGACGGCGTCGCAAATTTCCGCGCTCGAGACCCATGCCAATCTCGTTCAATGTCGGGTCGACGGCATCGAGGATGCCGCCGGCGGCGGGATTCGGTGTATGCTAGCGGAAATCTTTTTGCCGTAG
- a CDS encoding prohibitin family protein yields the protein MAKNRLPNFVVVMAIIAVILIAFGARFFKAVEPGHVAVASLFGKVTAESYPEGLHIPVNPFFKWHDYDVRMKTHFEKANVPSQDQLQTQLEVSVQYRLIGAQAPLILQNTGSMEQIVAVHLRPALRSLLREQGKSIRRAEDFFLEETQQNLQTALLTGMDQFMLPKGVAVEAVLIRDIQLSPFITKAIEEKKQREQEVEKQKAELERFRTEQQQLVAAATAERNAAEEQAKRQRILADAQAYEIRQINEAIASNPAYIQLQALESLKEISKDPASKLYFINSDSPMPLPLMHLGEK from the coding sequence ATGGCTAAGAATCGACTGCCTAATTTTGTTGTCGTGATGGCAATCATTGCTGTTATTCTCATCGCCTTTGGTGCGCGCTTTTTCAAAGCTGTGGAACCCGGTCACGTCGCCGTTGCATCGCTGTTCGGAAAAGTAACAGCGGAATCCTATCCCGAAGGACTTCACATTCCCGTCAATCCATTTTTTAAGTGGCATGACTATGATGTGCGCATGAAAACGCATTTTGAAAAGGCGAACGTGCCCTCACAGGATCAGCTGCAAACCCAGCTTGAAGTTAGCGTGCAGTATCGATTGATTGGCGCACAGGCGCCACTGATTTTGCAAAACACAGGTAGCATGGAGCAAATCGTTGCCGTGCATCTGCGGCCAGCGCTCCGTTCGTTGTTGCGCGAACAGGGTAAGAGCATTCGTCGGGCAGAAGATTTCTTCCTTGAAGAGACGCAGCAGAATTTGCAAACGGCGCTGCTGACAGGGATGGACCAGTTCATGTTGCCGAAAGGCGTCGCCGTAGAAGCCGTTCTGATCCGTGATATCCAACTGTCGCCGTTTATCACCAAAGCCATTGAAGAAAAGAAACAACGCGAGCAAGAGGTTGAGAAACAAAAGGCCGAGCTCGAGCGTTTTCGCACGGAGCAGCAGCAGCTTGTGGCCGCCGCCACCGCGGAACGTAATGCCGCTGAAGAGCAGGCAAAGCGGCAGCGAATTCTGGCCGATGCACAGGCCTATGAAATCCGCCAAATCAATGAGGCGATTGCATCAAATCCGGCTTATATTCAGCTTCAAGCGCTGGAGTCGCTAAAAGAAATTTCCAAAGACCCAGCGTCCAAGCTGTATTTCATTAACAGCGATAGCCCCATGCCGCTGCCGCTGATGCATCTGGGCGAAAAATAG
- a CDS encoding PDZ domain-containing protein has product MSTVHYDITPASLGGHRFDVRLTVQTDGEGLDLTLPTWIPGSYLVRDFSKHLGRVTAHCSGRALRVRKHDKRRWRVEPCDGEVVIEYEVYAHDLSVRGAHLDSTHGFFNGSSVFLEVEGREEQPLTVTIHAPTDEHVSVKDWRVATTLPRDGASEWGFGRFRVSNYAELIDHPVEMGRFDLVPFEVAGVPHYFVLSGRHHCDTARLADDAARICRTQVDLFGELPSMERYLFLTRVEGSGYGGLEHRASSALVCARDALPKHSGHADKKYRQFLGLVSHEYFHLWNVKRIKPAVFTPYALEGESYTELLWVFEGVTSYYDDLALVRSGVIDEKAYAELLSNTISRVRASVGHRHQSLAESSFDAWVKFYKPDENTPNAVVSYYAKGALVAMALDLTLRERGDATLDDVMRAMWSHYGSRDVGVPEDGFEEVVEQVSGLHLRPFFDAMVRDTQAPDLEALLESVGWQLMPASEPAAPITSLGVTLAAGSSEIKTVRRGSCAERAGLAAGDTLIAINGLRVADKVAALLKPYSVGDRVRVHLFRRDELIEFDVVLEKRPATRWVIADAPQADDRALASRALWLQLH; this is encoded by the coding sequence ATGAGTACCGTGCACTACGACATCACGCCGGCGTCGCTTGGCGGCCATCGGTTTGACGTGCGGCTCACCGTGCAAACCGATGGCGAAGGGCTTGATCTCACGCTGCCGACGTGGATTCCCGGCAGCTACCTAGTGCGTGATTTTTCCAAGCATCTGGGGCGGGTAACGGCGCACTGTTCAGGCCGTGCTCTTCGTGTGCGCAAACACGATAAGCGACGCTGGCGGGTTGAGCCGTGCGACGGTGAGGTCGTTATTGAGTACGAGGTGTACGCGCACGATCTTAGCGTGCGTGGTGCGCATCTTGATTCCACGCATGGCTTTTTTAATGGATCGAGTGTGTTCCTTGAAGTCGAGGGTCGTGAAGAGCAGCCCCTCACGGTGACCATTCATGCGCCGACTGACGAACATGTGTCGGTGAAGGACTGGCGCGTCGCAACGACACTGCCTCGCGATGGGGCGTCCGAATGGGGGTTTGGTCGGTTTCGCGTGAGTAATTACGCCGAACTCATCGATCATCCAGTCGAAATGGGTCGCTTCGATCTCGTGCCGTTCGAGGTGGCCGGTGTGCCGCACTATTTTGTGCTCAGCGGTCGTCATCACTGCGATACCGCGCGCCTTGCCGACGATGCCGCGCGCATATGCCGCACGCAGGTGGATTTGTTTGGCGAACTGCCGTCTATGGAACGCTATCTTTTCCTCACACGCGTAGAAGGTTCGGGCTATGGCGGCCTTGAGCATCGTGCCAGTTCCGCGCTTGTCTGCGCGCGTGACGCGCTGCCTAAGCACAGTGGTCATGCGGACAAAAAATACCGACAGTTCCTTGGGCTAGTCAGTCACGAGTACTTTCATTTGTGGAACGTCAAACGCATAAAGCCAGCGGTCTTTACACCGTATGCACTCGAGGGCGAGAGCTACACCGAACTGTTATGGGTTTTTGAGGGCGTTACCAGCTACTACGACGATCTGGCGTTGGTGCGATCGGGTGTGATCGACGAAAAGGCCTATGCAGAACTCCTAAGCAACACTATTTCTCGTGTGCGTGCGTCGGTTGGGCATCGGCATCAATCGTTAGCGGAATCGAGTTTTGACGCATGGGTTAAGTTCTACAAACCCGATGAAAATACGCCTAACGCCGTGGTGAGCTACTACGCGAAAGGCGCGCTCGTTGCGATGGCGCTCGATCTGACCTTGCGTGAGCGCGGCGACGCGACGCTTGATGATGTGATGCGCGCGATGTGGTCGCACTACGGCAGTCGTGATGTGGGAGTCCCGGAGGACGGTTTTGAAGAAGTCGTCGAGCAGGTGAGTGGCCTGCATCTGCGGCCCTTTTTTGACGCTATGGTGCGCGATACACAAGCGCCTGATCTCGAAGCGTTGCTGGAGAGCGTTGGATGGCAGCTCATGCCGGCGAGTGAACCGGCCGCGCCGATTACCAGTCTTGGTGTCACACTGGCCGCCGGGTCCTCGGAGATTAAAACGGTTCGGCGCGGTAGCTGCGCGGAGCGCGCCGGCCTCGCTGCTGGCGACACATTGATCGCGATAAACGGTCTGCGGGTGGCGGATAAGGTGGCCGCACTGCTCAAGCCGTATTCGGTCGGTGATCGTGTGCGCGTCCATCTCTTTCGGCGCGACGAATTAATTGAGTTTGACGTGGTGCTCGAGAAGCGACCGGCCACACGGTGGGTCATTGCAGACGCGCCTCAGGCGGACGATCGAGCGCTGGCGTCGCGCGCGCTTTGGTTGCAGTTACACTGA
- a CDS encoding 2-isopropylmalate synthase, with protein sequence MTATQPERLIIFDTTLRDGEQAPGCSMSLDEKLRVATSLARMGVDIIEAGFPAASPGDFDAVKEVAKSVKGSTICGLARSHAPDIERAWEALQYAEDARIHVFLATSAIHREFKLNMAKEEILRRVHEGVTLARSLCDNVEFSPEDASRTEHDFLAEVVRVAADAGATTINIPDTVGYTVPSEFYDVFAHLRETLADRDDIVLSVHCHDDLGMAVANSLAAVRGGARQVECTINGIGERAGNCSLEEVVMAVKTRPDIYPLATSIDSTRLYPVSRLVSKATGMHVPRNKAIVGENAFAHEAGIHQHGMLQNAQTYEIMKPQDVGISRSHLVLGKHSGRHAFRQRVEDLGFRIEEREIERAFNDFKVLADKKKDIFDRDIEAIVLRRNVSQSGPWSLKRLTTSSASREASSAQVWLEHESGAEAHASGRGDGPVAAAFSAVEAALGINVVLRNFDVRNVSMGEDAQGDVSVSIEHDYTEYHGSGLHTDIIEASVRALLQALNRVPAVAAVTPEPATV encoded by the coding sequence ATGACGGCGACTCAACCAGAACGATTGATTATTTTTGATACCACTTTGCGCGATGGCGAACAGGCGCCAGGCTGCAGCATGAGTCTCGATGAAAAACTACGGGTGGCGACCAGCCTCGCGCGGATGGGCGTGGACATCATTGAAGCGGGTTTTCCGGCGGCTTCGCCTGGCGATTTTGACGCGGTGAAAGAAGTGGCGAAGTCCGTCAAGGGCTCCACGATTTGCGGCCTTGCGCGCAGTCATGCGCCGGACATCGAGCGTGCCTGGGAAGCGCTGCAATACGCAGAGGACGCGCGAATTCATGTGTTTTTGGCGACCAGCGCGATTCACCGCGAGTTCAAGCTCAACATGGCCAAGGAAGAGATCTTACGCCGTGTCCATGAAGGCGTGACGCTCGCGCGATCGCTGTGCGACAACGTGGAATTTTCACCCGAGGACGCGTCACGGACTGAACATGACTTTCTGGCTGAGGTAGTACGCGTGGCCGCGGACGCGGGCGCCACCACAATCAATATTCCCGACACCGTTGGCTACACGGTGCCATCCGAATTTTACGACGTGTTTGCGCACCTTCGCGAAACGCTGGCGGATCGCGATGACATTGTGCTCAGCGTGCATTGCCATGACGATTTGGGCATGGCGGTGGCCAATTCTTTGGCGGCTGTACGAGGTGGCGCGCGGCAAGTCGAGTGCACCATTAACGGGATCGGTGAGCGCGCCGGCAACTGCTCGCTCGAAGAGGTAGTGATGGCGGTGAAGACGCGCCCGGATATTTATCCACTTGCTACGAGTATCGACAGTACACGTTTGTATCCGGTTAGTCGGCTGGTGTCTAAGGCTACGGGCATGCACGTACCGCGCAATAAAGCGATTGTGGGCGAGAATGCGTTTGCACACGAGGCCGGCATCCATCAGCACGGCATGCTGCAGAACGCACAGACGTACGAAATTATGAAGCCCCAAGATGTGGGCATTAGCCGTTCGCACTTGGTGTTGGGCAAGCACAGCGGACGACACGCGTTTCGGCAAAGAGTGGAAGATTTGGGATTCCGCATCGAAGAGCGCGAGATCGAGCGTGCGTTTAACGATTTCAAGGTGCTCGCGGATAAGAAAAAAGACATTTTTGATCGAGACATCGAAGCGATTGTGCTGCGTCGAAACGTGTCGCAATCTGGACCATGGAGTCTCAAGCGCCTCACGACCAGCTCGGCGTCGCGCGAAGCATCCTCGGCGCAAGTATGGCTCGAGCATGAATCCGGTGCGGAGGCCCATGCTAGCGGACGTGGGGATGGTCCTGTGGCGGCTGCGTTCAGCGCGGTTGAAGCGGCACTTGGGATCAATGTCGTGTTGCGCAATTTCGACGTGCGCAATGTCTCTATGGGTGAAGACGCTCAGGGCGATGTGTCCGTTAGTATCGAACACGACTACACGGAGTATCACGGTTCAGGGCTCCACACTGATATCATAGAGGCCAGCGTTCGCGCGTTGTTGCAGGCTTTGAATCGGGTGCCGGCTGTGGCGGCCGTCACGCCCGAACCTGCGACGGTCTGA
- a CDS encoding branched-chain amino acid transaminase translates to MSSPAKYIWQNGELVPHEHATVHVLTHALHYGSSVFEGIRAYGTPDGAQFFRLEEHMRRLFFSAKVYRIDIPFTLEESLQACHDVLAANELTDGAYIRPIAFRGNSGFGVVPAPDAPVEFVVAAQEWGAYLGADGLEKGVDVCVSSWNRAAPNTLPAGAKAGGNYLSSQLISMEAKRLGFTEGIGLTVDGLVSEGAGENLFLVLNGTLYTPDISSSILGGITRGTIIELAKENGIEMVQQSIPREMLYAADEVFMTGTAAEVTPVRSIDRIKVGEGRRGPITEQMQNAFFGLFNGQTKDQWGWLTPVNFAPPTARIVAG, encoded by the coding sequence ATGTCATCGCCCGCAAAATACATCTGGCAAAACGGGGAGCTCGTGCCCCATGAGCACGCCACAGTGCACGTGCTGACGCACGCGCTCCACTACGGTTCTTCGGTTTTCGAAGGTATTCGCGCCTATGGCACACCCGATGGCGCGCAGTTTTTTCGACTCGAAGAACATATGCGTCGACTTTTTTTCTCGGCCAAGGTGTATCGCATCGACATCCCGTTTACGCTCGAGGAGTCACTTCAGGCGTGCCACGATGTACTGGCGGCTAACGAATTGACCGACGGGGCCTATATTCGACCGATCGCTTTTCGCGGCAACAGCGGTTTTGGTGTGGTGCCCGCGCCGGATGCACCGGTTGAATTTGTCGTTGCCGCGCAGGAGTGGGGTGCGTATTTGGGTGCTGACGGTCTCGAGAAAGGCGTAGACGTATGCGTCTCGTCGTGGAATCGTGCCGCACCCAATACATTGCCGGCCGGCGCCAAGGCCGGCGGTAACTATCTATCGAGCCAGCTGATCAGTATGGAGGCCAAACGACTTGGCTTCACCGAGGGCATCGGCCTGACGGTGGATGGGCTGGTCAGCGAAGGCGCGGGTGAAAATCTGTTTTTGGTGCTGAATGGCACGCTCTATACGCCGGACATCAGCTCATCGATTCTCGGCGGCATTACTCGCGGCACCATTATCGAGTTGGCGAAAGAGAACGGCATTGAAATGGTGCAGCAATCGATTCCGCGCGAAATGCTCTATGCGGCGGACGAAGTCTTCATGACCGGCACGGCGGCGGAAGTCACGCCCGTGCGCTCCATCGACCGAATCAAAGTGGGTGAAGGTCGGCGCGGGCCAATTACCGAGCAAATGCAAAACGCCTTTTTTGGTTTATTCAACGGTCAGACCAAGGACCAATGGGGTTGGCTGACGCCCGTCAACTTTGCGCCACCCACCGCGCGCATTGTGGCGGGGTAG